The Pelodiscus sinensis isolate JC-2024 chromosome 13, ASM4963464v1, whole genome shotgun sequence genome includes a region encoding these proteins:
- the LOC142831229 gene encoding uncharacterized protein LOC142831229, with protein MEPELALHFLVQFMDLLLQACQQWLEAAWFHLVHVSPLPLRLATLGAMEQLRRRPGTGVPRRIWRLDTSSDWWDRIVLERWGDQQWTQNFRMRRDTFLELCEWLAPALRRRDTRMRPAIPLQKRVAIALWKLSTPDSYRSVGNQFSVGRSTVGAVLMQVVKAINWVLLRRVVRLADPDAVIRGFGALSFPNCGGAIDRTHIPIRAPEHQASQ; from the exons atggagccagagctcgccctgcactttctggtgcagtttatggacttgctgctgcaagcctgccagcaatggctggaggctgcctggttccacctggtgcacgtcagccccctgcctctccgcctggccaccctgggggccatggagcagctgcggcggcgccccggaaccggcgtgccccgccgcatctggcgtctggacaccagcagcgactggtgggaccgcatcgtcctggagcgctggggagaccaacagtggacccagaacttcaggatgaggagggacaccttcctggagctctgcgagtggctcgcccctgctctgcgcagaagggacactcgcatgaggcccgccatccccctccagaagcgtgtggccatcgccctctggaagctctccacgccggacagctaccgatccgtcgggaaccagttcagcgtggggagatccaccgtcggagcagtgctcatgcag gtggtcaaggccatcaactgggtgctgctccgcagggtggtccgcctcgccgacccagacgccgtcatccgggggttcggcgccctcagcttccccaactgtg